The genomic DNA GTCCGGGCCCTTGCCATCGGTGAGCGCCTTGATGCGCTCGCGCAGATCCTCGGTGCTGTAGTTGATCGTCGCGTCCGCGCCGTGCTTCACGCAGGCCGCGAGCTTTTCATCGCTCGATGCTGCCGCGATCACGCGCGCGCCGAGCGCCTTGCCGATTTCGACGGCCGCGAGCCCGACGCCGCCGGCCGCGCCGAGTACGAGCATCGTCTCACCAGGCTGTAGCGCGCCGCGATCGACCACCGCGTGATGCGAGGTGCCGTACGCGAGCGTGAATGCGGCCGCAAGTTCGAACGGCACGTCGTCGTCGAGCGGTACGCAGGCCGCGGCGGGCGCGAGCGCCTGCTCGGCGAAACCGCCGGAGCCGGTGAACGCGGCGACGCGCGAGCCCGGCCTGAACTGCGTGACCCCTTCGCCCACCGCACGCACGATGCCCGCGGCTTCCGAGCCCGGCGTGAACGGCAACGGCGGCTTGAACTGGTATTTGTTCTCGATGATCAGCACGTCGGGGAAATTGACGGCAGCGGCCTTCACGTCGATCACGACGTGGCCAGGCGGCGCTTCGAGATCCGGCAGGTCGTCGACGACCAGGCTCTCGGGCGGCCCGTACTGATTGCAGCGAATCGCGCGCATCGTGTCTCCATATCGTTCAGGGTTCGCAACGTTTTCGAGTGTAAAGCAAAGCGCACGACCGTGCGGTTTATTGCGACGCGGACGCGACCGGTCGCGCAACCTGTATTGCATTGCACAGCACGAAACACACACAATGCCGATCCAGCGACGATCGTGCACGGCATCAGGTTCAATGCAAAGCAGCATCTTTGCGTTCGACGCAAGCATGAGCGCGCCCGAAAAATACGGGCTCGCACGACTGTTGTGCCTGCCACGCCGGCACGCGGCCATGTCGTTCGCGTGCAATCTTTCCTCGGTTACAATCGGCGCATGCGAATCCTACTCAGCAACGACGACGGTTATCTGGCGCCGGGCCTCACCGCGCTTTACGAAGCGCTGAAGCCGATCGCCGATGTCACCGTGATGGCCCCCGAACAGAACTGCAGTGCCGCGTCGAATTCCCTGACGCTGTGGCGGCCGCTGTCGGTCCTGCGTTCGGCGAACGGTTTCTACTACGTGAACGGCACGCCGACCGACTCGGTGCACATCGCGCTGACCGGCATGCTCGACCATAAGCCGGACCTCGTCGTGTCGGGCATCAACAACGGTCAGAACATGGGCGACGACACGCTGTATTCCGGTACCGTCGCGGCCGCCACCGAAGGCATCATGTTCGGCGTGCCGGCCATCGCGTTTTCGCTCGTCGACAAGGACTGGGCGCATCTTGAAGACGCGGCGCGCGTTGCCGCCGAAATCGTCGCGCACTATCTAGAGCGGCCGTTGCCGGGACATCCGCTGCTGAACGTCAATATTCCTAACCTCCCGTACGACGAGTTGCGCGGCTGGCAGATCACGCGGCTCGGCAAACGGCATCCATCGCAGCCGGTGATCCGCGAAACCAATCCGCGCGGCGAGCCGATCTACTGGATCGGCGCCTCGGGCCAGGCACGCGATGCGAGCGAAGGCACGGACTTTCACGCGGTTGCCAACGGCGCCGTGTCGATCACGCCGCTGCAGCTCGATCTGACCTACACGCAAATGCTGCCCGCGGCGCGCGACTGGCTGCGCGCAGGCAGCGGCGCTTCATGACCGGCGAGCGCGCGAAGCGTTTTCCGCTCGGTCTCGAGGACCTGGTGCGCGAACCGCGCCGGCCCGACGGACGCCCGGGCGAGATGCGTGCAGCGGCGCTCGCGGCGAGCGCGGCGTTGAATGCGCGGCAGCAATCGGCGAAACCGACGCAGGGCGGCGCAGCCGCGCGAGCGCAGGCAAGGACGCCCGCGGCTGCGCAAGCTACGCCGGCAACGCGACCCCAGGTGATTCCCCAGGCAAAGACGCAAGGCGCTTCGTCGGGCACGGCAACGGCAGCGACCGGTGCGATGCCGCCGAAGCCGCAGGCCGCGCCAGTCGCGAGGACAGCTGCGAACGCGTCGGCTGGTGCGTTGGCGGGGCAGCCGGTCAAGCAAGCGGCGAAGTCGTCGGTCAAGTCCGTCAAGACCTCGACACATGCGCCTCACCATGGCGCACGCGCGAAGCCGTCGCCCCTTGTATCGCCAGCGCAGCAAGCCGCGAAACCCGCGCCGAACGCCGCGCTTACCGGTGCAACGAGCGGCGCGATGAACAACGCATTGGCGCTGACCTCGGAACGGGTTCGTGAACGAATGGTCGAACGCCTGCGAACCAATGGCGTGACCAATCAGCGTGTGCTGAACGCGATGGCGGCGGTACCGCGCCACATGTTCGTCGATCCGGGACTCGCGGCCCAGGCGTACGAAGATGCCGCGCTGCCGATCGGCCATCACCAGACCATCTCGAAGCCGTCGGTGGTCGCGCGAATGATCGAGCTCGCGGCGGCCGGGCGCGCGCTGAACACCGTGCTCGAAATCGGCACCGGCTGCGGCTATCAGGCGGCGGTGCTGAGCCAGGTCGCGCGCGAGGTTTATTCGATTGAACGCATCAAGCCGCTGTCCGAACGCGCGAAGACGAATCTGCGTCCGCTGCGTATTCCGAATATCCGGCTGCACTACGGCGACGGGCGGCTCGGTTTGCCGTCGGCGGCGCCGTTCGACGCGATCGTGATTGCGGCGGCCGGGCTCGACGTGCCGCAGGCGTTGCTCGAGCAGCTTGCGATCGGCGGACGTCTGGTTGCGCCGGTCGGCTCGCAGGAAGGACAGAGCCAGGTGCTGACGCTGGTCGAGCGCCTCGGGCCCGCGCAGTGGCGCGAGTCGCGGCTTGATCGCGTTTTCTTTGTACCCTTAAAATCCGGAGTGATTTGACACCGATGAGTATGTTGCGCGCGATGCACAGAACCACCCCGAATATCCCCATGACCGTAACCCAGCGCAGCGTGTGCGTGCTCGCCTTGCCCCTGTTGATGACGGCCTGTGCATCCCGGCTCGACCAGGCGCCCGTCGTCGACCGCTCCGGCGCGGGCACGCTCGCCACCACGCAGGGCGCGGCGCAGCCGGCCGTGCCGCTCGGCCCGCCGCCGCCCGGCTACTATCGCGTGAAGCCGGGCGACACGCTGTACCGCATTGCGCTCGAAAATGGCCAGAACTACCGCGACATCTCGGCGTGGAACAACCTGAGCAATCCGAATCAGATCGAAGTCGACCAGTTGCTGCGCGTTGTGCCGCCGGGCGCGAATACCGCGGCCATGACGCCGGGCGTGGCGACCGCGCCGATCGGCAGCGCGGGCGCGGTGCAAAGCGCACCGCTGAACAGCAACGCGCCGGCCGTGGTCGGTGCCGCGATGGCGCCGCTCTATGGTTCGGCGACGAACGGCGCGCCCGCGAATGGTGCGGTTGCTACTTCTCCGGCCAATCCCTCTGCGGCGAGCGCCGACACAGGCAGCGCCGCGACGGGCAACGTCGCCTTCGCATGGCCGGTGCGCGGTCCGCTGCTCAATACGTTTAACGACTCGACCAACAAGGGCGTCAATATAGGCGGCTCCGCGGGCGACCCGGTCAAAGCGTCGGCGGATGGTCGCGTCGTCTATGCCGGAAATGGGCTGCGTGGTTACGGCAATCTCATTATCATCAAGCATGATGCAACTTATCTCACCGCGTATGCACACAACCGCGCTTTGATGGTAAAAGAGGGGGACGCGGTAACGAAAGGGCAGAAGATCGCAGAGATGGGCAATAGCGATTCCGACCGCGTGATGTTGCATTTCGAAGTTCGCCGACAGGGTAAACCAGTTGACCCACTGAAGTATTTGCCGCCGCAATAAGCGATACGACCATGCCGAAATCGAAGCGCCGCCCGCCGCAAGCCGAGTCTGAGAAGATCAGCGAAGTCACGTCCGCCGCAGCGGTCGACGAAAGCGGTGCTTCGGAAGTGGAAGAGGAGGTCGTCGAGGAGCGCGATCTCGACGAACGTCAGAGCGGCCTCGACGACAGCGAGGGCGCTGACGCGCGCGAAGGCACCGCCGACGCAGTGCCCGACGCTGACGATTTCCGCGCTCTGCTGCAGGCCGAACTCACGGCCGACACAATCCAGCATTATCTGAACCGCATAAGCGTGAAGCCGCTGCTCACCGTCGAGGAAGAGCAGAAATATTCGCGCCTTGCCAAGGCCGGCGAGTTCGAAGCGCGGCAGGTGATGATCGAGCGCAATCTGCGGCTGGTCGTCAGCATTGCCAAGGGTTATCTGAATCGCGGCGTGCCGCTGCTCGATCTGATCGAGGAGGGCAACCTCGGCCTCATGCACGCGATCGAAAAATTCGATCCGACGCGCGGCTTCCGTTTTTCGACCTACGCGACGTGGTGGATCCGCCAGAGCATCGAGCGCGCGATCATGAACCAGGCGCGCACCGTGCGATTACCCGTGCATGTGATTCGTGAGCTCAACCAGGTGTTGCGCGCGAAGCGCCATCTGGAAAAGAACTCGATGAACTCCGGCGAGGCGGCCGAGCGGCGCGACGCGAGCATCGACGACATCGCCTACCTGACCGGCAAGACCACCGACGAAGTCACCGACATCCTCGCGCTGAACGAGCACACCGCGTCGCTCGATGCACCGCTCGACCTCGATCCGGCGAGCAGCCTGCTTGATCTGCTGTCCGACGACCAGAGCCAGTCGCCCGACGCCGAGGTGCAGCATCGCGAGCTCGAAACGCTGACGCGCGCGTGGCTCGCGCGTTTGTCGGACAAGCACCGCCACGTAATCGAGCGGCGCTTCGGTCTGAATCATATCGAGCCCGCCACGCTCGAGGAGCTGGCAGACGAAATGGGCCTCACGCGCGAGCGTGTGCGCCAGATCCAACAGGAAGCGCTGGTGCGACTGAAGCGCTTCTTCGCCTCAAACGGTGTCCGCAAAGACGCCGTTCTCTGAACTAATGACACCGATTCTTGTTTTCGACATCGAGACGATTCCCGATGTCGCCGGCATCCGCCGTCTTGAAGATCTGCCCGCGTCGATGAGCGACGCCGAAGTCGCGGAGCACGCGTTCGCCGCGCGCCGCGAGAAAACCGGCAGCGATTTTCTGCCGCATCACCTGCAACGGGTTGCGGCGATCTCCTGCGTGTTCCGCGACAACAACGGTTTTCGCGTGCGCTCGCTCGGCACGCCCGAGGACGGCGAGGCGACGCTCGTGCAGTCGTTCTATCGCGTGATCGAAAAGTACACGCCGCAGCTCGTGTCGTGGAACGGCGGCGGTTTCGATCTGCCGGTGCTCAACTATCGCGCGCTCGTCAACGGCATTCCCGCCTACCGGTTCTGGGATCTCGGCGAGGACGACCGCGACTTCAAGTGGAACAACTACATCAGCCGCTACCACGCGCGTCACACAGACCTGATGGACGTGCTCGCGATGTACCAGGCGCGCGCGAACGCGCCGCTCGACGCACTCGCGAAAATGTGCGGCTTTCCGGGCAAGATGGGCATGGACGGCAGCCAGGTGTGGCAGGCGTTCCAGCAAGGGCGCATCGAGGAAATCCGCAACTACTGCGAGACCGACGTCGTCAATACGTACCTGCTGTATTGCCGCTTCCAGCTGATGCGCGGCGGCTTTTCGCCGTCGGAGTATGCTGATGAAATCAATCTTGTGAAGAACGCGCTGGCGCTGGAAACCGCGCCGCAGTGGGCCGAGTATCTGGCCGCGTTCGAGCAGTAAGCTCGCGCGAGCAGGGCCTGGGCGCGGTCCGCACCGCATCGCAGGCAAGCCCGACGCTTCGTCTACAATCTCGCCTTTTCCCCACAGCTTGTCAGGAAGTCCGCAGGTGTCCCGAACTGCCCCCCAACGTCGCTCGCCGCGGCGCTCATCGAAACATGCGAAGGCGCACGCCCCGGCGGCGGCGCCCGTCATTACCGGCAACGAGCCGGTCATCGAAATCGTTTCGCTCGACATGGAAGCGCGCGGCGTAGGCCGCATCGAGAGCGAAGACGGAACGCCAGGCAAGGTCGTGTTCGTCGAAGGCGCGCTGCCGGGCGAGCGCGTCAGCTACGCGACGCATCGCAGCAAGCCGAAATTCGAGCAGGCCGAAGTCGTCCAGGTGTTCCGCGAAAGCGTCATTCGCACGACACCGAAATGCACGTACTTCAACACTTGCGGCGGCTGCTCGATGCAGCATCTCGACATGCGCGCGCAGGTGGCGGTCAAGCAGCGCGTGCTCGAGGACAACCTGCAGCATCTGGCGAAGCTGCGCCCTGAAACGGTGTTTCGGCCGATTCACGGGCCGTCCTGGGGTTATCGCTATCGCGCGCGGCTCGCGGTGCGCTATCTGCCGGAGCGCGGCGGCATGCGCATCGGCTTTCACGAGAAGAAGAGCAGCTACATCGCCGACATGAAGACCTGCGAGGTGCTGCCGCCGCATGTGTCGGCGATGCTGATGCCGCTGCGCTTCATGGTCCGCAAGCTGTCGATCTACGACCGCATGCCGCAGCTGGAGCTTGCGGTCGGCTCGTCGGTCACGGCGCTCGTCGTGCGCAACCTCGAACCGCTGACGGCTGAGGACGAGCAGGTGCTGCGCGAGTTCGCCGACGAGCACAAGGTGCAGTTCTGGATCCAGCCGGGTGGTCCCGACACGGTCACGCCGCTTTATCCGCTCGACGTGCAGCTCGACTACACGCTGCCCGAATACGGCATCCGCATGCCGTTCAAGCCGACCGATTTCACGCAGGTCAATCACGCCATCAATCGCGTGCTGGTGAGCCGCGCGTTGCGCCTGCTCGCGCCGGCGCGCACCGACCGCGTGCTCGACCTGTTCTGCGGGATCGGCAACTTCACGCTGCCGCTCGCGCGAATCTCGCGGGAAGTGGTCGGCATCGAGGGCAGCGAAGTGCTGACCCAGCGCGCGCTCGCGAACGCGGAGCTGAACGGCGTCGCGGGGCATACGTCGTTCGAGAGCCGCAACCTGTTCGAAGTCACCGCCGACGACCTGCGCGCGCTCGGTCACTTCGACAAGTTTCTGGTCGACCCGCCGCGCGAAGGCGCACTCGCGATCGCGAAGGCGCTCGCCGAGATCGCGCAGAGCGGCAACGGGCCGCTGCCGAAGCGCATCGTCTACGTGTCATGCGCGCCGGCCACGCTTGCGCGCGATGCCGGCCTGCTCGTGCACGAGGCCGGCTATCGGCTGGTGGGTGCGGGCGTCGTCAACATGTTTCCGCATACCTCGCACGTGGAATCGATTGCGCTGTTCGAGCGCGACTGAGTCTCGGGGCGCGCATAAAAGAAAACGCCACGACCGAGGTCGTGGCGTTTTTGCTTTCAGACGACGGTCAGTGTGCCGTCGGCAAGTGGGGCGTCAGAACTGCCACCAGGACTTCTGCGTGCCGGGCCGTGCGCGGCCGGTGACGTACGGGCTGTCGGGGAAAGTGCCGGCCAGCACGCGACGCGTGTCGTCGGCGAGTTGCTGGTTGTTCAGCTTCTCGTACGACAGGATCATGATGTGCAGCGCGTCTTCGATGGCCGGCGCGTTCTTGTATTCGCGCAATGCGAGCTGCGCGCGGTTGATCGCGGCGACATAGGCGCCGCGGCGGTAGTAGTAGTCCGCCGCGTGGACTTCGTGCGACGCCAGCGCGTTGACGATGTAGCGCATGCGCTGTGCGGCGTCCGGCGCGTACTTGCTGTTCGGGAAGCGGTCCACCACGACCTTGAACGCGTCATACGACTCGCGCAGGGACTTCGGATCGCGCTCGCTCATGTCCTGGCCTGAGAAGCGGCCGAACAGACCGAGGTCGTCGTTGAAGTGGATCATGCCCTTCAGGTAGTACGCGTAGGCGATGTCCGGGTGATCCGGGTGCAGCTGGATGAAGCGGTCGATGGCCTGGTCGGCGGCGGCGTTTTCGTTGTCTTTCCAGTTGCAGTACGCGACGTTGATCTGCGCCTGCTGGGCGAAGTGGCCGAACGGGTCGCGGCCCTCGAGCAGCTCGAAATACTTCGCGCACTTGCCCCAGTCACCACCGGTCAGGGCGTCGTTCGCCTCCGTATATAATTTGTTGTTGGCCCACGTGGCCGTTTCGTCGGTCTTTTCCGGCAGGCCGTGGCAAGCCGCAACAGCGACGACGGCTGCAGCGCACGCAACGTATCCGGCCACTTTCCGGGCCGCCTTCTTGATGGCCGCCAAATTGATCGCCGCTTCAGTGATGGTGTTCAAGGCTCGCATTTTCCAGTCTAGCTTTACGTCCAGGTGACCCAGACTCAATGACCCGCTCAAATACTCCAGGCACCGCAGGCGCCGGGAATAGCAACAAAGATTATAGCGTAAGCGCCGACCCCGCCGACGCGTTGGGCGTCGATTCCCTCGACGACGATTTCGCCGGCGACGCGCTCGCCGCAAGCAGTCCGCAAGGGGCCGCGGTCGCGGCGGCAGCCGTGCCCGGTCGCGCGGCCGACGAAGCGCCGCGCCGCGTCGTCGTGCCCGACGAATTGGCCGGCGAGCGCCTCGACAAGGTGGTCGCAAAGGTATTCCCGGAGTTCTCGCGCAGCCGTCTGCAAAGCTGGATCGAGGCCGAGCGGGTGCGCGTCGACGGCAAGCCGGCGAAGATCCGCCAGCCGGTGCCGCTCGGAGCCACCATCGAACTCGAGCCCGATCTGCTGCCCGAGCAGCTCGCCTTCACGCCCGAACCGGTACCGCTCGACATCGTCTACGAGGACGACACGCTCGTCGTCATCAACAAGCCGGCCGGCATGGTCGTGCATCCGGCCGCCGGCAACTGGAGCGGCACCGTGCTGAACGGTCTGCTGTACCGCTATGGCGCGGCGGCGGCCGGTCTGCCGCGCGCGGGCATCGTGCACCGGCTCGACAAGGAAACGTCGGGGCTGATGGTGGTCGCGCGCACGCTCGAGGCGCAGACCGACCTCGTGCGCCAGTTGCAGGCGCGCAC from Paraburkholderia sp. HP33-1 includes the following:
- a CDS encoding peptidoglycan DD-metalloendopeptidase family protein gives rise to the protein MSMLRAMHRTTPNIPMTVTQRSVCVLALPLLMTACASRLDQAPVVDRSGAGTLATTQGAAQPAVPLGPPPPGYYRVKPGDTLYRIALENGQNYRDISAWNNLSNPNQIEVDQLLRVVPPGANTAAMTPGVATAPIGSAGAVQSAPLNSNAPAVVGAAMAPLYGSATNGAPANGAVATSPANPSAASADTGSAATGNVAFAWPVRGPLLNTFNDSTNKGVNIGGSAGDPVKASADGRVVYAGNGLRGYGNLIIIKHDATYLTAYAHNRALMVKEGDAVTKGQKIAEMGNSDSDRVMLHFEVRRQGKPVDPLKYLPPQ
- the surE gene encoding 5'/3'-nucleotidase SurE → MRILLSNDDGYLAPGLTALYEALKPIADVTVMAPEQNCSAASNSLTLWRPLSVLRSANGFYYVNGTPTDSVHIALTGMLDHKPDLVVSGINNGQNMGDDTLYSGTVAAATEGIMFGVPAIAFSLVDKDWAHLEDAARVAAEIVAHYLERPLPGHPLLNVNIPNLPYDELRGWQITRLGKRHPSQPVIRETNPRGEPIYWIGASGQARDASEGTDFHAVANGAVSITPLQLDLTYTQMLPAARDWLRAGSGAS
- the rlmD gene encoding 23S rRNA (uracil(1939)-C(5))-methyltransferase RlmD; this translates as MSRTAPQRRSPRRSSKHAKAHAPAAAPVITGNEPVIEIVSLDMEARGVGRIESEDGTPGKVVFVEGALPGERVSYATHRSKPKFEQAEVVQVFRESVIRTTPKCTYFNTCGGCSMQHLDMRAQVAVKQRVLEDNLQHLAKLRPETVFRPIHGPSWGYRYRARLAVRYLPERGGMRIGFHEKKSSYIADMKTCEVLPPHVSAMLMPLRFMVRKLSIYDRMPQLELAVGSSVTALVVRNLEPLTAEDEQVLREFADEHKVQFWIQPGGPDTVTPLYPLDVQLDYTLPEYGIRMPFKPTDFTQVNHAINRVLVSRALRLLAPARTDRVLDLFCGIGNFTLPLARISREVVGIEGSEVLTQRALANAELNGVAGHTSFESRNLFEVTADDLRALGHFDKFLVDPPREGALAIAKALAEIAQSGNGPLPKRIVYVSCAPATLARDAGLLVHEAGYRLVGAGVVNMFPHTSHVESIALFERD
- a CDS encoding RluA family pseudouridine synthase, which produces MTRSNTPGTAGAGNSNKDYSVSADPADALGVDSLDDDFAGDALAASSPQGAAVAAAAVPGRAADEAPRRVVVPDELAGERLDKVVAKVFPEFSRSRLQSWIEAERVRVDGKPAKIRQPVPLGATIELEPDLLPEQLAFTPEPVPLDIVYEDDTLVVINKPAGMVVHPAAGNWSGTVLNGLLYRYGAAAAGLPRAGIVHRLDKETSGLMVVARTLEAQTDLVRQLQARTVKRRYLALVWGNMPDEGTIDAPIGRDPRERTRMAVVTGAAGKPARTHFRRVSSAIWQRQPVTAIHCDLETGRTHQIRVHCAHIGHPLLGDPVYGRARGKRSVTPLPDGFARQALHAWRLGLIHPKTGRSMQWRADVPADIEALSAALGLGRDDTVEFDDAYDEDEDYDASFDDAAYDEGGDHDDHDEDDQA
- a CDS encoding 3'-5' exonuclease, with translation MTPILVFDIETIPDVAGIRRLEDLPASMSDAEVAEHAFAARREKTGSDFLPHHLQRVAAISCVFRDNNGFRVRSLGTPEDGEATLVQSFYRVIEKYTPQLVSWNGGGFDLPVLNYRALVNGIPAYRFWDLGEDDRDFKWNNYISRYHARHTDLMDVLAMYQARANAPLDALAKMCGFPGKMGMDGSQVWQAFQQGRIEEIRNYCETDVVNTYLLYCRFQLMRGGFSPSEYADEINLVKNALALETAPQWAEYLAAFEQ
- a CDS encoding outer membrane protein assembly factor BamD is translated as MRALNTITEAAINLAAIKKAARKVAGYVACAAAVVAVAACHGLPEKTDETATWANNKLYTEANDALTGGDWGKCAKYFELLEGRDPFGHFAQQAQINVAYCNWKDNENAAADQAIDRFIQLHPDHPDIAYAYYLKGMIHFNDDLGLFGRFSGQDMSERDPKSLRESYDAFKVVVDRFPNSKYAPDAAQRMRYIVNALASHEVHAADYYYRRGAYVAAINRAQLALREYKNAPAIEDALHIMILSYEKLNNQQLADDTRRVLAGTFPDSPYVTGRARPGTQKSWWQF
- the rpoS gene encoding RNA polymerase sigma factor RpoS encodes the protein MPKSKRRPPQAESEKISEVTSAAAVDESGASEVEEEVVEERDLDERQSGLDDSEGADAREGTADAVPDADDFRALLQAELTADTIQHYLNRISVKPLLTVEEEQKYSRLAKAGEFEARQVMIERNLRLVVSIAKGYLNRGVPLLDLIEEGNLGLMHAIEKFDPTRGFRFSTYATWWIRQSIERAIMNQARTVRLPVHVIRELNQVLRAKRHLEKNSMNSGEAAERRDASIDDIAYLTGKTTDEVTDILALNEHTASLDAPLDLDPASSLLDLLSDDQSQSPDAEVQHRELETLTRAWLARLSDKHRHVIERRFGLNHIEPATLEELADEMGLTRERVRQIQQEALVRLKRFFASNGVRKDAVL
- a CDS encoding protein-L-isoaspartate(D-aspartate) O-methyltransferase, whose product is MTGERAKRFPLGLEDLVREPRRPDGRPGEMRAAALAASAALNARQQSAKPTQGGAAARAQARTPAAAQATPATRPQVIPQAKTQGASSGTATAATGAMPPKPQAAPVARTAANASAGALAGQPVKQAAKSSVKSVKTSTHAPHHGARAKPSPLVSPAQQAAKPAPNAALTGATSGAMNNALALTSERVRERMVERLRTNGVTNQRVLNAMAAVPRHMFVDPGLAAQAYEDAALPIGHHQTISKPSVVARMIELAAAGRALNTVLEIGTGCGYQAAVLSQVAREVYSIERIKPLSERAKTNLRPLRIPNIRLHYGDGRLGLPSAAPFDAIVIAAAGLDVPQALLEQLAIGGRLVAPVGSQEGQSQVLTLVERLGPAQWRESRLDRVFFVPLKSGVI
- a CDS encoding NADPH:quinone oxidoreductase family protein, producing MRAIRCNQYGPPESLVVDDLPDLEAPPGHVVIDVKAAAVNFPDVLIIENKYQFKPPLPFTPGSEAAGIVRAVGEGVTQFRPGSRVAAFTGSGGFAEQALAPAAACVPLDDDVPFELAAAFTLAYGTSHHAVVDRGALQPGETMLVLGAAGGVGLAAVEIGKALGARVIAAASSDEKLAACVKHGADATINYSTEDLRERIKALTDGKGPDVIYDPVGGAYAEPAFRSIGWRGRYLVVGFANGEIPKLPLNLMLLKGASVVGVFWGDFAKREPQRNHAAFEQMTGWIREGKLKPYVSARYSLDETGRALRDMAERRVIGKVVITP